The sequence TTTTAAAAAATATTTAGAGCTTGAAGCTAACTTACAAGATGCAAAATTAATGCTAAAAGAAAATGATGAAGAATTAGTAAATTTTGCTAAATCTGAAATTTCAAGGATAGAAAATTTACTACCAATGATTGAAAGCGAATTAACAATTTTATTATTACCAAAAGATATTAACGATGAAAGAAATGTCATTATGGAAATTCGTGGTGCAGCTGGCGGAGATGAAGCCAATATTTTTGCAGGTGATTTATTTAGAATGTATTCTAAATGAGCTGATGATAATAACATGAAAATTAAAATTTTAGACTCTTCTTCTGTGCCTGCTGGTGGTTTTTCCCAAATTGTTTTTCTTGTTAGTGGTCAAAAAGCTTATTCAAAATTAAAATATGAATCAGGTGTTCACCGTGTCCAACGTGTACCTGAAACTGAAACTCAAGGGAGAATCCATACTTCTACAGCTACAGTTACTGTTATGCCGGAAGCTGATGATGACATTGAAATTGATTTAAAACCAGCTGATCTTAAAATTGAAACTTATCGTTCATCAGGGGCGGGAGGTCAAAGTGTTAACACTACTGATTCAGCAGTAAGAATTACCCATATTCCTACCGGAATTTTTGCAGCTAGTCAAGATGGAAGATCACAAATTGATAATAAAGAATTAGCTTTAAAAGTTCTTAAATCAAGAATTTATGAAATGG comes from Mycoplasma iguanae and encodes:
- the prfA gene encoding peptide chain release factor 1, with the translated sequence MEKSMHISLSGILEKYNELNAQLLDPEVMIDIKKYTKINRQLSGIKDIVETFKKYLELEANLQDAKLMLKENDEELVNFAKSEISRIENLLPMIESELTILLLPKDINDERNVIMEIRGAAGGDEANIFAGDLFRMYSKWADDNNMKIKILDSSSVPAGGFSQIVFLVSGQKAYSKLKYESGVHRVQRVPETETQGRIHTSTATVTVMPEADDDIEIDLKPADLKIETYRSSGAGGQSVNTTDSAVRITHIPTGIFAASQDGRSQIDNKELALKVLKSRIYEMELQKAKEKDSAYRKLAGSGARSEKIRTYNYPQDRVTDHRIGFSSSLKSVINGQINSIIDALLAEEQKEKIAEAGL